The Exiguobacterium mexicanum genome includes a window with the following:
- a CDS encoding DUF3006 domain-containing protein, with protein MIKYGTLVRVEGKYAVLRWNNGSSFIPRRFLPSEARVGDTIIRDNHHYYLEEDMTPNFDALIKQHYKK; from the coding sequence GATTAAGTACGGCACATTGGTGCGGGTCGAAGGGAAGTATGCCGTGTTACGTTGGAACAACGGCTCGAGTTTCATCCCAAGACGATTCTTGCCATCAGAAGCACGTGTTGGCGATACAATCATTCGAGACAATCATCACTATTATCTCGAGGAAGACATGACACCGAATTTTGATGCGCTCATCAAACAACATTATAAAAAGTAG
- a CDS encoding TlpA family protein disulfide reductase, with protein MRFHKLAIGLIMAGLVAGLGYKGYDEFNSQAKEPAVSIATDDSVLGGLEVGQRAPALELETVEGERLSLADYNGQPVVVNFWATWCPPCREELPELIKFSDETGVPVLGVNITNNERRGRRDVDAFLEEVPLSFPVLLDEDGEAVKTYRIVAMPTTYVIGSDGVITAKQVGPVDFDWLRDKTK; from the coding sequence ATGCGATTTCATAAACTAGCGATTGGATTGATCATGGCTGGCCTCGTGGCCGGTTTAGGCTATAAAGGATATGACGAGTTTAATAGTCAGGCGAAGGAACCGGCGGTCAGCATCGCCACGGACGATAGCGTACTTGGCGGTCTCGAGGTCGGTCAACGCGCGCCGGCCCTTGAACTGGAGACGGTCGAAGGGGAACGCCTATCGCTCGCCGATTACAATGGACAGCCGGTTGTAGTGAACTTCTGGGCGACGTGGTGTCCTCCGTGCCGTGAAGAACTACCTGAACTGATTAAATTTAGCGATGAGACGGGCGTCCCTGTGCTAGGCGTGAACATCACGAATAACGAACGTCGCGGCCGACGAGATGTCGATGCATTTTTAGAAGAAGTGCCGCTCAGTTTCCCGGTCCTGTTAGACGAAGACGGCGAGGCTGTAAAAACGTATCGCATTGTGGCCATGCCGACGACCTATGTCATCGGATCAGACGGTGTGATCACCGCCAAACAAGTCGGACCGGTCGATTTCGATTGGTTGCGAGACAAAACAAAGTAA
- a CDS encoding aldose 1-epimerase family protein — protein MQLYNEKVSVTLKAHGAEMTSWNVDGTELLWQGDPTYWGRQAPILFPFVGRLLDDRYLYDGMTYTMSQHGFARDELFEVAEATDTHVRFILRDSVETRKHYPFSFELNVIYRLIGEELSVTYRVVNRDDTVLPFSIGGHPAFNIPFAGGTFEDYTIDFGETRTLDRLLLEGPYLTGAYQPLGERRYIPLTHHLFDQDALIFEQIEYAALRHQPSGRAIVMESPHFTHFGIWSPPHSDAPFACLEPWFGHADYKGHRKDIRHKEDMQLLDPGESFEATYTLYTE, from the coding sequence TTGCAACTTTACAACGAGAAAGTTAGCGTCACACTAAAAGCACACGGTGCCGAAATGACCAGTTGGAACGTCGACGGGACGGAGCTCCTCTGGCAAGGTGACCCAACGTATTGGGGCCGGCAAGCCCCAATCCTTTTTCCGTTCGTCGGACGCCTGCTCGACGACCGTTACTTATATGACGGAATGACGTACACGATGAGCCAACACGGATTTGCGCGCGACGAACTGTTCGAGGTCGCCGAGGCAACAGACACACACGTCCGCTTTATCCTGCGCGATTCTGTCGAGACGCGTAAACACTATCCATTTTCATTCGAACTGAATGTCATCTATCGCCTCATCGGCGAAGAGTTGAGCGTGACGTATCGTGTCGTCAACCGAGATGATACCGTCCTCCCGTTCAGCATCGGCGGGCACCCGGCCTTTAATATCCCATTTGCCGGGGGGACGTTTGAAGACTATACGATTGACTTTGGGGAGACGCGAACACTCGACCGTCTATTGCTCGAAGGACCTTACTTGACGGGTGCCTATCAACCTCTCGGGGAACGCCGTTACATCCCGCTGACGCATCATTTGTTCGACCAAGATGCCCTCATCTTTGAACAAATCGAGTACGCAGCGCTTCGACATCAACCGAGCGGTCGGGCCATCGTCATGGAATCCCCTCACTTCACCCATTTCGGCATCTGGTCGCCTCCACACTCCGACGCCCCGTTCGCTTGTCTCGAACCTTGGTTCGGACACGCTGACTACAAAGGTCATCGGAAGGACATCCGCCATAAAGAAGATATGCAACTGCTCGACCCTGGTGAGTCGTTCGAGGCGACTTACACGCTCTATACCGAATAA
- a CDS encoding IS3 family transposase (programmed frameshift) — MSKKIFTSKEIDALAANPYVKSVSPKGITYTDEFKELFIAQTLEGKFPVEIFRGCGFDVEVLGERRMSSCKNRWTRAYRKDGVMGLRDTRSSNSGRWRDKELSTEERYAKLEAENKLLKAEVELLKEIRLAEGKRKAGLNASQKYELIQGVIIKHKMKGMVSHLCQVAGVSRQGYHAYFSERRRQTRQERESKDVALRDLVLKAFHFKKRKKGARQIKMVLSGHFGVTMNLKCIRRIMRKYNIVCPIRKAKPYKRLIKATAEHRVVPNRLKREFKQGTPYKVLLTDITYIFYGNGKRAYLSTIVDGSTNEVLAHQLSENINLDIVLDTLKRLRKNRRIRLDKDAFIHSDQGGHYTSPTYQKEVKRMKLGQSMSRRGNCWDNAVQESFFGHFKDIVELKACTTFDSLQREIRKTINYYNHHRYQWNMKKMTPVQYRNHLLESA, encoded by the exons GTGTCGAAGAAGATATTTACGTCAAAAGAAATAGATGCGCTAGCCGCAAATCCTTACGTTAAATCTGTGAGCCCGAAAGGGATCACGTATACCGATGAGTTTAAGGAACTTTTTATAGCACAGACGTTGGAAGGAAAGTTCCCTGTGGAAATCTTCCGGGGATGTGGATTCGATGTGGAGGTACTCGGTGAACGGCGTATGAGTTCTTGTAAAAATCGTTGGACACGAGCTTACCGAAAAGATGGGGTAATGGGGCTGCGCGATACACGATCAAGTAATTCAGGACGTTGGAGAGATAAAGAGCTGTCGACAGAAGAACGGTACGCGAAGCTCGAGGCCGAAAACAAACTGTTGAAAGCAGAGGTCGAACTATTAAAGGAGATCCGCCTGGCGGAAGGGA AGAGGAAAGCTGGACTTAACGCATCGCAAAAGTATGAGCTGATTCAAGGTGTCATCATCAAGCACAAAATGAAGGGGATGGTCAGCCATCTCTGCCAGGTGGCCGGGGTGTCACGTCAGGGATACCACGCCTATTTCTCGGAACGGAGGAGACAGACCAGACAGGAGCGCGAATCGAAAGACGTGGCTCTTCGTGACCTCGTTCTGAAGGCGTTCCACTTCAAGAAGCGCAAGAAGGGTGCTAGGCAGATCAAGATGGTGCTGTCTGGTCATTTCGGTGTGACGATGAACCTGAAGTGTATCCGACGTATCATGCGGAAATACAACATCGTGTGTCCAATCCGCAAGGCGAAGCCATACAAACGGCTCATTAAGGCGACGGCCGAGCACCGGGTGGTGCCGAATCGCCTCAAACGCGAATTCAAACAGGGCACTCCCTACAAGGTGCTTCTCACCGATATCACCTACATATTTTACGGGAACGGTAAGCGAGCCTATCTTTCGACCATCGTGGACGGTTCGACCAATGAGGTACTGGCGCATCAACTCTCTGAGAACATCAATCTCGACATTGTATTGGATACGTTGAAGCGTTTACGGAAGAACCGGAGGATTCGCTTGGACAAGGACGCATTCATCCATTCAGATCAAGGAGGGCACTACACGAGCCCGACCTATCAGAAAGAGGTGAAGCGTATGAAGCTAGGTCAATCCATGTCCCGACGGGGCAACTGTTGGGATAACGCTGTCCAGGAATCATTCTTTGGACATTTCAAGGATATCGTCGAGTTAAAGGCCTGTACCACGTTCGATTCACTACAGCGTGAAATCCGAAAAACCATTAACTATTACAACCATCATCGTTATCAATGGAACATGAAAAAGATGACTCCCGTACAGTACAGGAATCATCTCCTTGAATCAGCATAA
- a CDS encoding PspC domain-containing protein, with product MERKLYKDPSDQMIAGVCSGLGKYLGVDVTLMRIIFVVLALFGGPGLLIYIVLAIVMKKPPSEYEAEQENRF from the coding sequence ATGGAACGAAAATTGTATAAAGATCCGTCTGATCAAATGATTGCCGGTGTCTGTTCGGGACTAGGGAAATACCTCGGGGTCGATGTCACGTTAATGCGCATCATCTTCGTCGTCCTCGCTTTGTTCGGGGGTCCTGGTCTATTGATTTATATCGTCCTGGCCATCGTCATGAAAAAACCGCCGTCAGAGTATGAGGCGGAGCAAGAAAATCGCTTTTAA
- a CDS encoding NAD(P)-binding oxidoreductase produces the protein MKVLVIGATGKIGRRVLKSLAKSHQVTALIRYPELQAEYEKMGARVLTVDVEKELDKGIHEATSGQDAVIIAATAGADGSSKEIELLDRNVAMKAIDAAKKERVRHVVLLSAYGADQPDAAPKEHFNFLSANNAADEYIEHSGLNYTIICPVTIVDGPGKGSIEASEDLSDANGATISETDVATIITASLDNRGLYGRRIEVKSGSTPINEALDFDSRGEVATGGRTTLRRPQR, from the coding sequence ATGAAAGTTTTAGTCATTGGAGCAACAGGAAAGATCGGTAGACGTGTATTGAAAAGTTTAGCGAAATCGCATCAAGTGACCGCTTTAATTCGTTATCCTGAACTACAGGCAGAGTATGAAAAGATGGGTGCGCGCGTGCTCACCGTCGACGTCGAGAAAGAATTGGATAAAGGGATTCACGAGGCGACCTCGGGACAAGATGCCGTCATCATCGCGGCAACGGCAGGGGCAGATGGGTCAAGCAAGGAAATCGAACTGCTGGACCGCAACGTCGCGATGAAAGCGATTGACGCTGCTAAAAAAGAACGTGTCCGTCACGTCGTCTTGCTCAGTGCATACGGCGCGGATCAACCGGACGCGGCACCGAAAGAACATTTCAACTTCTTGTCTGCCAATAACGCGGCCGATGAGTATATCGAACATAGCGGTTTAAACTACACGATCATTTGCCCAGTGACAATTGTAGATGGGCCAGGGAAAGGCTCGATTGAGGCATCGGAAGACTTGAGTGATGCGAATGGTGCGACGATTTCTGAAACGGACGTCGCGACGATCATCACCGCTTCGCTCGATAATCGTGGATTGTATGGCCGTCGGATCGAAGTGAAATCCGGCAGTACCCCAATCAATGAAGCACTCGATTTTGACAGTCGTGGGGAAGTGGCGACTGGAGGCAGAACAACGCTTCGTCGACCACAACGCTAA